The Streptococcus sanguinis genome contains the following window.
GAGAGCCGCATGGACCCGCTCTTCGATTTCCGCTTCTGCCAGTCCGCGCAAGCGCAAACCTAGAGCCACTTCATCAAAAATCATGGCTGCCGAAATCATCTGATTGGGATTCTGCAGGACATAGCCAATCCGCTCAGCTCGCTCCTTGATAGAGTCTCCTTTGATGTTCTGACCTTTCCAGCTATAGCTTCCTTCAGTCTCAATAAACTGACAGAGAGCCTTGGCCAGAGTTGACTTACCAGCTCCATTTTTACCAACGATGGCTATCCGCTCACCCTTGAAAATCTTCAGGCTGATATCCTGCAAAATAGGCTTGCCGCTGCTCTGGTAAGCAAAGGAAACATGTTCTAGTTCCAATAAGGGCTCCTGAGGCTCTTTATCAGAGTCAGACCAGTCTCTGCCCTCAAAGGTCACATCTGCCAGCTGTAGCTGATCCAAACGGGACAATCTTTCAGTATTTTCCACATCAACACCCAACTGGCGTAGAGTGGTAATGTAGAGCGGTTCGCGGATGCCATTTTCAGCTAGCAGCTGGGTCCTGAGCAGGTCATCCGGCTGTCCGTCAAAGAGAATGCGTCCGTCATTGACAAGCACTAGTCTGTCTACCGGTCTGTAAAGAACATCTTCCAAGCGATGCTCGATAATCAGAGTCGTCGTTTCCGTCTCCCGATGAAGCTGGTCAATCAAATCAATGGTATCCTGACCCGACTTGGGATCCAGATTGGCCAAGGGCTCGTCAAAAAGCAGAATAGGACTCTCGTCAATCAAAACCCCAGCCAGACTGACGCGCTGCTTTTGACCACCTGATAGATCCTGGGGCCGATGCTGTAAAAGCTCAGCTAAATCCAGCTTCTCTGACCAGGTTTTAACTTTTTCGCGCATAAGCGACAGCTCCATCACGTCATTTTCCAACGCAAAGGCCAGATCTTCTGCTACGCTAAGCCCGATAAACTGGCCATCCGTGTCCTGCAAGACCGTGCTGACAAGATTGGACTTATCATAAATGCTGGATTCAAAGGCTGGCTGCCCCTTAATCAAGAGCTGACCGCTGGCCTCTCCTTTATAAATGTTAGGTATAATTCCATTAAGGCACTGGCCCAGCGTTGACTTCCCAGAGCCAGACGGCCCGACAATCAGAACCTTCTCCCCTCGTAAATAGTCAGATTGATCTGCTTCAGGGTCGGCTCAGACTGGGCCTGATATTGAAAGCTAAAGTCTTCAAATTGGATAATTGGTTTTTTCATCTTATTTCTCTATAGTGCCAGAGCGATTTGAATCGCGAGATTGGCAATCTTATCTTTTTCGTCTAAGTCTGCATGATTGGCTAAGTTGCGCATATCCCAAGCTTCCTCAGACAAGTGGTCGGCTGCATAAAAGAACTGGCAGACGATTATCTCTCGAAAAGCTGCTAAGGCCGCTACAGCTGAGCATTCCATATCCACACAGATAGCTCCCTCAGCCTTTCTCTGACGGAGTTTAGCTGGTGTCTCACGGTAAATGCCGTCTGTCGTCCAGACCTTGCCCTTGCTATGGGAAATCCCGCGCTCATCCAGAAAAGCCGTCAAAAAATCTTTCAAGCCAAGATTGACTTCCTGCTCACGGCTAGCTGGCTGGTAGTGATAGCTAGTCCCCTCATCACGCAGGGCCTCCGTCGGGATAATGACAGACGTTTCCTTAATCTCCTCATCCAAGATACCGCAAGTACCGAAAAGCACCAGCTTCTTCATGCCAAAAGCAATCAGGTCTTCCAGAATAGCCACACAGGCCGAAGCTCCAACCGGTGCATTGAAGAGAGCCAGTTCCCGTCCATCCGCGAAAATACGATAGATAGGAATTTCAATATTAGCCATGCTGGTCGTCGTAATCAGTTCATGCTCAAAATCCGCTAGCATCCGCGCAAAAGTCTCTCTGGCAAAACAGGAAACAGCCGTCTCTGGAAAACCCTCTATGGATTCATTCAAGTCTTTTGGGTTGATGATGGCCTTGCGACTTTGGTCAAATTCTTCAAGTATCATAGGCTTGCTTTCTTATCCCTTTCTTCCTGATGAAACAGGCAGCAGTTCTCTGCTGACTTCATCTTACCATTGTATCATAAAAAGGCGGTCTGCTGAACGCTGCCTGCATATTTTCTACATAGCCAAAGCCATAGGCAGACTCTATAGCTACAAATGAGGTGAATACTTTGTCCAATGATTTTCCAACAAAAAAGACTGGGCATAAATCCCAATCTCATCTTACATAAGGGCTGTTGCAGCAGTAATCAAGCCAAATACAATACCCGGCATATTAGCCGCTGCCAAAGGAATGTCCCGCTTCTCTTTAAATAGACCATAAATGACCCAGAGAGTACAGTTTAGAGCAGCTACTGAAGGCTGGATAAAGTCACCCTTGTTGCCAGCTAGATTATTCATAATCTGTGGGATATAGGAAACATACATCATAACAGACATAAAAGTGGCCACCCAGCCCAAGATTAGCATGTGTTTTTCTTTCATTTCGTTCTCCTTTTTATAAAACTGACCTCTATTCTATAGCTTCTTTTTGAAATTTTCAAGATATTTTCAATAATGTTATCAAAAAGAAAAGAGTCACAAAATTGTGAGAACTGCTGACAGACCTAAAAAAGCCGCCTTTTGGCAGCTCTGTTAAGATTCAAAAAGTAAATTTTCCTAGCGCTAAAACTTCGGTTCTCCATCGGGAAGTTGAGCCAAAATAGCTTCCAGTTCCAGCCGATTGAGTGGCTGAATCCGAATCTGACTGGAATCCAGATAAGTGCGGTGAGTGTCTGGAATCTTCTCCAAAAAATCTTTTAAATCCTTTGTTGTCAGATATTTATAGCCCTGCGGACTGCTGGCATCCTCTATCAGGATATGGAGATGCCATTCCATGTCTTGACTAGCACCGCTCTCAATCATCTCTTTAACCAGGTAGCCCTTGGGCATGGGCTGAGTAGGAAGGACTGTATCCACTCCTTCTGCCAGAACATAAGAACCCAGGTATTTCCCACCCTGATCCTTATAATACTTAGGAGTAGAAAATTGACTCTGAACCTGCTGCATCTCAGCCATCTGCCTGCCAAACTCCTCCACAGGATCTTCAGCCTTGAATAGTTCCAGAAGCTTTTCCTGCGACATGTACAAATCATGAGCATAGCCTTCGAAAACATGCATAGGCGCAGCTGCCACTCTGGCATCGTTCAGGCCATAGAGAATATCCGCTTCAAAATCAATATTAAAAATCCCGTCAGCAGTATAAGTGGTGCCGTATTCATCGACAATATCCTGCTTCATCTTTTGAGCCAAACGACTCATAAAGAGAATGGCCCCTTTCCAGTCACCCACAGTCGATGGTGTCAAGACGCGGATCTGATAGGTTTCTCGGTCTGGCAGATAATAAACTTCAAACCCTCGGCCTGCCCCTTCCCAATAGACAGCCAGAAAAGTTCCGACCTGTCCCAAGGATTGATAAGCCTTATCGCCCTCGAGGCCTACAACCTCAAGCCCTTCTACCAAGGAAACCAAAGACAAGGGTGTTTCGACCGCCTTATAGCTAAACAAGCCCTTTCGATTCTGAATGTAAAAAGAAATACTCATACCATGCTCCTTTCTAACGACAAAAGCCTTTCTGAAAGCGAGAAAATGCAAAATCAACACTCAATACTGGTACAAACTCGCTTTTTTCCAAGGCTTTTAGGGATAAACTCCATTCGCAAAACGGACTCTGGTATTAGTATAACATTTTTGGAAGGAAAAGACGAAAAAACCTGTATCCATGAAGAGACGTTCCGGCTGAAAACTTCATTAATACAGGTTGTCACAAGATATCTGAACTTCATAAAAGAACAAGGGACAAACTGGGCCTGGTTTCTAAATGTGCCAAACTCATTCTGAGCTCTTCTTACTTTTTATCCTGCTGCGTCATCTCCTGATTGTAGGACAAGGCTAGCTTGATCCAGTAAGACAGTTCTTTTTGTCCTTCGGCATCTAAATCAATATAGCCATGATAAAGCCTGCCCTTCATTAACGTCACACTAGCACCATTTTTGGGCAGGACCTGCTTTTCCATTTCCTTACCGATGCGTACCATGACAAGCTCTTGACTTCTCGAACTCACAGTAACGGTCATCTTACCTCGGACCATAAAAGCCAAACCACCAAACATCTTCTTCTCTTCTACCTCTTCTTCAAAAACATGAGGAGGAAGTTCAGTAGCTAAAATGGCACGGACTTGCTGGGCTAAGGATTCACTATAAGCCATCCTTCTACCTCATTTCATCACATCCCAGCCGATACCAAAACGGTCAATCAAGCGGCCATAAAACTCTGCGAAAGCTTGTTCCTCTAAAGGATAGAGAATTTGTCCACCTTCAGCAAGCTTGGCAAAAAGCTCATCGGCTTCTTCTCTACTGTCTGGGCTCAGAACCAACCATTGATTGGGCTGATGATTGCTAGGAATAGATAGGTTGTTAAAAATGCCTACATCTCCTCACCATTCAGGGTTAAGTTTTCCGTATCTAAGGCAATCCAGGCAACCTTATCTCGTTTTTCTGCAGGAAGGTTAGCTGGATCCATCATATCACTAGCTCTAACAAGTCCCTTTATCTCTGTCTGAAAAAGGTCCGCATAAAAACGAAAAGCTTCTTCGGCCTGACCATTAAAACTTAAAAACACGTCTAATTTCATTATTGTTCCTCCAATTTTTTATATCTGAGAATAGATCTCTAGTATCAGTTTATCAATTAGGATAAAAATTTTCTTATTCTCAATTGCGCTTGTTTGGCTAGGGAACGCATGATTAAAACTGGAAGATTAACTGTAATAGGTGGATCACTGGGCAAGGGCCTGCGCATGCTGATTTCCTCTTGATAGATGCTATCGCCTGAAAAAGTGAGAGGTTCATCGCTGCCTCAGCGAAAGTTGTGTTTCAAGACATAGTTTTTAGTTAGGCGTAAATCCTCCAGCAATTCACAGGCCAAAAGATAGTAGTGACCATCCGGTACATTTTCAAAAGTAAACCGTCTCTCCTGACTCAGTGCTACTCCGATAACCGGCTCTTCTTTGGGTATGCGGGTCTTAAAAAGCCCGACACAGCTAATGCGTGGTTCATACCCCTCAGGATAAGATAGCGCCACAGTCAACCGATTGTCACTTTTACAGTCGGGATCCTGATGCAACAAAGCTCCCTTCTCATCCAGCTGTTTTACCATAAAATCATAAGCTTTGGTTGATTCCTGATAATATTTTTTGGGTGAAAGTCCAGTATGTCGCTTAAAAGTATTGGAAAAACTGCCTAGACTATCATAACCAGCTTCCATAGAGGTCTCGGTCACATTTTGCCGTCCTTCCACAATTTCCTGAATCCCCTTTTCCATCTTAAGAGCTTCCATATATTGCTTGATAGAAAAGCCCATCTTTTTCTTGAAAGTTCTGGATAGATGGGAAGGACTATAATGGAAATACTGAGCCAAATCAGTCAGACTCAGCTCTTCATCTGCATGCTGACGCAGATAGGCTGCCACTTCTTCCATAATAGCTTTAGACATAGACTTGCTCCTTTCCCATTTATTTAAGCTCATTATATCATATCAAAAAGAAAGGACAAAAAATCAAAACCGCAGAAAGAAAACCAGAAAGTAAGTGATACTCCGCGAGATGTCCCAAGAACATGAGGAAATAGTCTGCTTTTCCAAATCTCTGTCCAACAAGCCTTTTACCTGTAAATAAATGAGTCTGGGACAAAAGTCCAACCTCAAATATAAAAAGCGAACAAAACGAGTTTTCTGGTAATCAGAATTCTGCTTTGTTCGCTTTTCGCATTTAATTATAGATTTGAAGGGCTTAATAATTAAGATTTTTAAAAATTGAAATCTTTTTGTCCCAAACTCTTCACGATTAAATTACTGAGCCACTAGTGTTTCCAAGCTTTCTCCAATCGCAGCCAAACGCTCCACCACTTCTGCTTGACTCAGGTCGTTTTCAGCCACATAGCGGTTGCGAGGATGAATGCGGCATTCGTGAGAACAGCCACGGAGGTACTTGTCTTCATTTTCTTCTGAAGTCAAGATGCGGCGGTTACACTCTGGATTGCCACAGTTGACATAGCGCTCGCAAGGAGTCCCGTCAAACCAGTCTTTCCCAATCACGACTGGATCAACATGGTTGATATCAACGGAGATACGCTCATCAAAGACATACATCTTGCCGTCCCAAAGCTCACCTTGAACTTCTGGATCCTTGCCGTAAGTCGCGATACCGCCATGAAGCTGGCCGACATCCTTGTAGCCTTCACGCACCATCCAGCCTGAGAATTTCTCACAACGAACACCACCGGTACAGTAAACAACCACGCGCTTGTCCATGAACTTCTCTTTGTTATCACGGACCCATTGCGGCAATTCGCGGAAGTTACGGATGTCTGGACGAATGGCCCCACGGAAGTGACCCAAATCGTACTCATAGTCGTTACGAGTATCTAGGACAACAGTGTCTTCGTCCAAGAGCGCTTCCTTAAATTCCTTAGGTGACAAGTAAGCTCCTGTCGTCTCCAGCGGGTTGATGTCATTATCAAAATCATTGTCTTCCAAGCCCAAGTGCACGATTTCTTTCTTGTAGCGAACAAACATTTTCTTGAAAGCTTGTTCGTTTTCTTCGTCAATCTTGAACCAAAGGTCTTCCATGCCCGGAAGGCTGTGCACATAATCCATGTATTTTTGAGTGGTTTCATAATCACCAGAAACCGTTCCATTGATTCCCTCATCTGCTACCAAGATACGGCCTTTAAGACCGATAGATTTACAGAAGGCCAGATGATCAGCTGCAAATTTCTCAGCATTCTCAATCGGAACATATTTGTAGTAAAGTAGGACGCGAATATCTTTTGCCATAAGATTTCAACTCTCTTTTCTCTATAAAATTTTCTGAATTTTTTAATTCATCTATTTATTATAACCCGAGAAGAAAAGCTGGGCAAAAAATTTGTTTGAAAAATAGCAGAGCTGGAAAGTTTAAATGAAAAGGACAAGTTATCGCTCTTCTTCCAATTGATCCAAATACTTCTCAAAGCGCTTTTTCTGCCATTTGTTTATATACTCCAAGAAAATATTGACCAGCAGCATAAAGGGAAAGTGAATGATAAAAGTAATTAAAATAACAAATAGAAACATGGGGTGAAAAACACTATTATGATAAATAGCGTGATTCAGTTGGAAATTCTGGCAAGCAATCAAGAAAGTCAGAAAGCCTGTCGAAACTAGAACGCCCCAGATAGTCAGACTGAAACTATTGTAATAATTAGCTCCCAGATGCTGAGCTCGACATATGAAATAAAGAGAAGCAATGATAATCAAAACCAAAAAAGGTTGATAGTGAATGGCTCCAGCATTCATAACTACGGAACCAGCATATAAGGCTAAACTACTGTACAAGAAGAAACTAAAAGCTTCCATACCGGCCTTGTTGACAAGCTGCTCTTCCCGCTCGTCCAAGATCTGACGTTTAATAAGTTTAATTTTCATTTCAAGCTCCTATACTTCTACTCCCAAAATAGGGATTAACAACATAAGAATGGCAGGAAGTCCGTTATTTATCATGTGAACTGCGATACTGACTTCCAAGCGCCGAGTTCGATAAGCCAGCAAGGTCAAAATCACAGAGGCACCACCATAAATCACAAAAGACATGATATTGGTTGGGCCATGAAAAAGCGCAAAGAGCAGTCCGCCTATGATATAGCCCCAGCTTTCATAGCCTTTAAAGATTTTTAGAGGGATGATACCACGGAAAATAATTTCTTCTGCGATAGGCGCTAAAACACCAAGCATGATGGCCAACAACATCGCATTTCCCCTTCGGAACTCCTCCATCAAAGATGCCTGATTAGCCGTTGTCACTTCTCCATGTAGCCAACGGAGTAATACCCTCCCAAGGACAGATGTGAGCAACATGCCTAAGAGACCTAGAGCAATTCGCTTCCCGTCTCCTTTTTGAAAGATTTTTCCAGACTGGGATAAGATTCCAGTTTTCTTTGCTACCACGACAAAGACCAGCAAAACTAGAAAAATCATCGAAAGCCCAAGACCAATAGTCCATTGTTTGGGAAATTGATAAGTTATTGCTAGCTGCTGAAACAGCATAGGGAGCATATACAAGGCTAAGGCTAAAAAAGCGCAGCCAACCCAGATCAATCGTTTCCACCAAGTCATTCTTCGTCCTCCAATTCCTGATCGAGCTTTGCCTGACCTTTGCCGTTTAGGTAAAGACTGATTTTGTCCATGTTCAGGCTTCCAAGCATAAACAGTACCATTGCAAGAGCCAACTTGAGCAGATACAAAATGCTCAACATGCCAGCCAGATTTTCTCGCTGACCAAAGAAATCAATGCCAATAACAATGAGAACAAAGACAATGCCACCGCCAAAACGCTCTGCCCATTTTTCCTCTCTCACCATATCACCAACATCAATACCTAAGCTTACGCGACG
Protein-coding sequences here:
- a CDS encoding phosphorylase — translated: MILEEFDQSRKAIINPKDLNESIEGFPETAVSCFARETFARMLADFEHELITTTSMANIEIPIYRIFADGRELALFNAPVGASACVAILEDLIAFGMKKLVLFGTCGILDEEIKETSVIIPTEALRDEGTSYHYQPASREQEVNLGLKDFLTAFLDERGISHSKGKVWTTDGIYRETPAKLRQRKAEGAICVDMECSAVAALAAFREIIVCQFFYAADHLSEEAWDMRNLANHADLDEKDKIANLAIQIALAL
- a CDS encoding DUF4299 family protein, producing MSISFYIQNRKGLFSYKAVETPLSLVSLVEGLEVVGLEGDKAYQSLGQVGTFLAVYWEGAGRGFEVYYLPDRETYQIRVLTPSTVGDWKGAILFMSRLAQKMKQDIVDEYGTTYTADGIFNIDFEADILYGLNDARVAAAPMHVFEGYAHDLYMSQEKLLELFKAEDPVEEFGRQMAEMQQVQSQFSTPKYYKDQGGKYLGSYVLAEGVDTVLPTQPMPKGYLVKEMIESGASQDMEWHLHILIEDASSPQGYKYLTTKDLKDFLEKIPDTHRTYLDSSQIRIQPLNRLELEAILAQLPDGEPKF
- a CDS encoding TfoX/Sxy family protein, which produces MAYSESLAQQVRAILATELPPHVFEEEVEEKKMFGGLAFMVRGKMTVTVSSRSQELVMVRIGKEMEKQVLPKNGASVTLMKGRLYHGYIDLDAEGQKELSYWIKLALSYNQEMTQQDKK
- a CDS encoding rhodanese-related sulfurtransferase, yielding MAKDIRVLLYYKYVPIENAEKFAADHLAFCKSIGLKGRILVADEGINGTVSGDYETTQKYMDYVHSLPGMEDLWFKIDEENEQAFKKMFVRYKKEIVHLGLEDNDFDNDINPLETTGAYLSPKEFKEALLDEDTVVLDTRNDYEYDLGHFRGAIRPDIRNFRELPQWVRDNKEKFMDKRVVVYCTGGVRCEKFSGWMVREGYKDVGQLHGGIATYGKDPEVQGELWDGKMYVFDERISVDINHVDPVVIGKDWFDGTPCERYVNCGNPECNRRILTSEENEDKYLRGCSHECRIHPRNRYVAENDLSQAEVVERLAAIGESLETLVAQ
- a CDS encoding CPBP family intramembrane metalloprotease — encoded protein: MTWWKRLIWVGCAFLALALYMLPMLFQQLAITYQFPKQWTIGLGLSMIFLVLLVFVVVAKKTGILSQSGKIFQKGDGKRIALGLLGMLLTSVLGRVLLRWLHGEVTTANQASLMEEFRRGNAMLLAIMLGVLAPIAEEIIFRGIIPLKIFKGYESWGYIIGGLLFALFHGPTNIMSFVIYGGASVILTLLAYRTRRLEVSIAVHMINNGLPAILMLLIPILGVEV